Within the Gloeobacter kilaueensis JS1 genome, the region CCCGCAGCGGCGGCGGAGCGGGCCTGGGCCTCGCCATCGCCCAAGAAATCGCCCACCTGCACAGCGGCAAGATTGCCGTCGAGAGCGCACCGGGCCGGGGCAGTGCCTTTACGGTCCGGCTGCCTGCTGCAGGTGCCGCTGCCGTCCTCTCGCGATAAGAATACTCTTAGAGTTCTCTCACCCTGGTTGTAATCTGCAGCCCGATGCTGAAGATGTACCGGATGAGAGACTTTAATGTACATACGATACTGGCCCCTCGGGCTTTCCTGCCTCGGTTTTTTTAGCATCAGTCTGGCGATGCTCACCCTGGGTGGCCGGGCTGCAGCCATCCCGGCGACGGTGACGATCGACCGCTTCCAGTTCCAGCCTGTGACCTTGAAGGTGCAGGCGGGTCAGGCTGTGCGCTTCCTCAACAAGGACGGCGAGCCGCACACTGTCGCGGCCCAGGACGGCTCTTTCACCTCACCGGCCCTTGATACCGGCGATAGCTGGAGCTACGCCTTCACCCAGCCCGGCACCTACCCTTACATCTGCACCATCCACCCCTTCATGCGGGGAACGATCACCGTCACAGGAGCAAAGCCATGAAGCGCAGCGACTTTCTTCGCCACGTGAGCTGGACCGGCCTCGGTCTTTTGTGGAGCTTCGATAGCCGGACTGGCGCGTTTTTATCGCAGCGGCTCGGCAGTGCGGCGGCAGCGTTGCCCACCAACTTGAACTTTGTCCAGATCTCCGACACCCATATCGGCTTTCACAAACCGGCCAACGAACACGTAGATGTCACCCTCCAGGCAGCCATCGCCGCAATCAACGCCCTGAGCGTTCCCCCCGCCTTCGTCATCCACACAGGCGATCTGACCCAACTGTCTAAACCAGCAGAATTTGATCAAGCCCGGCAACTCCTCTCAACTCTAAAAGCGCCCCTGCTCACCCTGCCCGGCGAACACGATGTAATCGGCGATCGGGGCAAGCTCTACAACGAGCAATTCGGCTCCCGCGACCGGCGCGAGGGATTGCAGTCCTGGGACCACTCCGGTGTTCACTGCGTATCGCTCACCAACGTGCTCGACTTTGGCACCACCGGCCAGGGGCAGATCGGCGCTGCCCAGCTTGAACTGCTGGCCAAAGATCTCACCCCCCTCGCAAGCGATACGCCGGTGGTCGTCTTCAGCCACATTCCCCTCTTCGATGTCTACCCAAAGTGGGGCTGGTCCACAGCCGACGCCCGGCAGGCGATGAACCTGCTCGCCCGCTTTGCCTCGGTGACGGTCCTGAGCGGCCACATCCACCAGGTGCTGCAGCGCGCCGAAGGGCACATCCACTTTGCCACCGCCGCCTCGACCGCCTTTCCCCTGCCTGCTCCCGGCAGCGCCGAGCGGCCCGACCCGGTTGTCCTGCCGGAGAAGCAACGGCGCACCGCCCTCGGATTTCGCTCCATCGCCCTTGCCACCGCCAAGCCGGTGCAGCTGGAGGAGCACCCCCTGAGCTGATCCTGTAAAAGCCGTCTTCTTGAACGATCAAGAAGACGGCTTTTATTTACAGCTCAACCGTAGTAGGCCGGATGGTTGCCCGCCTTCCACTTGATGTTGCAGCCGATGCTGGGCTTTTGCTCGGCAGTGGGCGCATGACCGGCGAGCACAGCGTCGATGGCGGCGCGCAGGTCCTTGCCGGTCACAGGCAG harbors:
- a CDS encoding metallophosphoesterase family protein gives rise to the protein MKRSDFLRHVSWTGLGLLWSFDSRTGAFLSQRLGSAAAALPTNLNFVQISDTHIGFHKPANEHVDVTLQAAIAAINALSVPPAFVIHTGDLTQLSKPAEFDQARQLLSTLKAPLLTLPGEHDVIGDRGKLYNEQFGSRDRREGLQSWDHSGVHCVSLTNVLDFGTTGQGQIGAAQLELLAKDLTPLASDTPVVVFSHIPLFDVYPKWGWSTADARQAMNLLARFASVTVLSGHIHQVLQRAEGHIHFATAASTAFPLPAPGSAERPDPVVLPEKQRRTALGFRSIALATAKPVQLEEHPLS
- a CDS encoding cupredoxin domain-containing protein; the protein is MYIRYWPLGLSCLGFFSISLAMLTLGGRAAAIPATVTIDRFQFQPVTLKVQAGQAVRFLNKDGEPHTVAAQDGSFTSPALDTGDSWSYAFTQPGTYPYICTIHPFMRGTITVTGAKP